In the genome of Juglans microcarpa x Juglans regia isolate MS1-56 chromosome 6S, Jm3101_v1.0, whole genome shotgun sequence, the window TTTTTCCCATTCTATATTTACACAAACAAAACTGTGTTATGGAGATAATCATGATCTCCATTTCTTGTTACTACCAATATGCTTGATTTCCTTTGAAATATCAGATTAAATTGTCGCCTTCATCAATATTAATAGATAAATACATGATCTTTACTGATCTCGCTCGGTGCGCACACACCTCTGTCATCTTTacgcttttctttttttggtttcttcttcGTTAAAGTCAATGGGGCCTATCTAAGTGGATAAACGGGAAAGAAAAAGCTGGAATTCGAATTTGCTTTCCCAGTAAAGGAATTGGCTTGATATTAAAGTTATCGGTTGGGATTGGTTAGTGGgtactagtactactgctgCTGCTGGGGGTGGTGCCGGCGGCGATGGAGAGGAATTACGGAGGTGGAAGTAGCAGATATCCGTACGAGAATGGGGTGGTGATGACGAGAGACCCGAAGCCGAGGCTAAGGTGGACGGCTGATCTGCACGACCGCTTTGTCGATGCTGTCACTAAACTTGGTGGCCCCGACAGTATGTTTTCTTCCCAAAACTAAACGCACCCCCAACCTCTTCCCTTTTTGTTGCTTTTATTttcccaactttttttttttcatttaaatgttttatttttagtttttgagGCAATAATTGCTCAATGATTCAATTCCCGTACATCGTCCATTTCCTCCTCCCAATTCATAAAAACACTCGTAGCATTTTAAAGACGTCAACTTGACGTGTCTTAAACATTGTGCAgctgcctatttttttttttttttggctttttgttTCGGTTGAATATGagaatttcatgaataattcgTCTACCAATACATAAACTGAATGTATACTGCATGATACAAGGCCCCAGAGAAacgaaattttcattttattgatcTGAACTATGTGAAAGAACACACTTTGCATTGGCTGTCTCAAATCTTCTGGGTGCATCCATTACCAGTTCACAGCCGTGCCACTTCGATGTGAATTAACCAAACCTTTTCACTTTCTCTTGCAAAGTTAAGGCTGAGATTTCCCTGGCCCCCTCTTCTTTTTCAGAAGCAACTCCAAAGTCTGTGCTGAGGTTGATGGGCATGAAGGGCTTGACACTATACCATTTGAAGAGTCATTTACAGGTAGCTACGAATACCCTTCCTCTCTCCTTGTTTCCACTAAATCCTATATGGGGAGACCACCCTTTTGCAGAATGTAAGAGGGAGTATCAAGTtcgttttaaatttttattttcttattaaattttGGTCTTATTGGTCATGAATGTAACCCTATGAAGATGATCTATATGCAGAAATACAGACTTGGACAGCAGTCGCGGAGACAAAATACTACAGAACAAGCCAAAGAAAGCAGTGGTGAgtccattaaaaatataatgtttaaGAAAATCACAAGTCTCACTCCAATCctatgatgaattaaaattgaGGACTAGTCCATAGGCAATCAACTTAATTTCTGCCAATAATCTTTTCTGCACAGAACCTTTCTTAAGTGAACTGGTTTGTgcttggcattttattttattttattcgtttgtttccttttcattttggCTTCAAAATTCTCCATCCTAATTCAGTTTCCTTTCTGAATTTTAGGGAGCACCTATGTACATTTCAGTAATCACTCCTCGGGGACTAGTACCAATTCTTCAAGAAGTGATAATGAACAGGGGTATGCCATATCATTAATCTCACATCTGTCGGTTTTGTAACATTTTCAGAAATGGTAATTGAAGTTTTAAGAAATTAGGATGTTTGGTTTCTGTCCttttaatccaaaaaaattacattttgtatCCCTAAACTATTATCACTTTCTCAATTTGCAccataaattctcaaaactgGCAATTAGTACACTATACCCctgaattttgataatttgcatCATTGGTTAAGATCTGACCGTTAGATTATTCCACATCTCCAATTTCTCATCCATCTTTATGCTTAGATCTTAATTGGTGTGCTAACTACCAAGGATGTAAATTACAAGTTTTGATAGTATAGGGTGAACATTGAAAACATATGGTAACACATGGGTGCCAAATGCGGTTTTCCCTTTCATCAGCGCTTGACTTACTTAGACACCAGTTGTTAGATCTGTATCGCTAAAACTAGCTAAGTTGGCTAGTCTGTAGccaaaaaattatagaaacaaAACTTCACACATTGGACTTGCCAAAATAGAGTCgctaattaaatgatttttgttatCCTTTTAtattcaacaaataaaaatgaatgttGGACAGAAAGATAGAGAGTTTGATAAGGTTGCTCTTCAGCTACACTTTCTTTCACTTGTTCCTTCTTGTTCCTTTTGAGCCTCCTTGTCTGAGCTATTGAATTCAGAATTAATGAAACAGAAATTCATACTGCTGAAGTGTCCATTTCTCATTTCTAGAACTTTTATCATTTTAGATTCATCTTGTGACTTTCTTTCATACTACCCCACTTGATAATGAGTAATTAATGCTGCAAACAAAACAGAGAAATCCCACTTGCAGAAGCGCTCAAGCATCAGCTCGAAGTTCAGAAAAGATTACAAGAGCAGCTTGAGGTATATCTCTGTTGGGCAGTTTTGCTACAAAGTTTTTGATCAATCCCTCATCATCTTTTGCTCAATCATAACTAATTTTGGCAAGTCATGCATGTTATATGAAGCGCCTAAACATCAGTTTCTTGCTACGAATAGGTACAGAGGAAGCTGCAGATGAGAATAGAGGCCCAGGGGAAGTACTTGCAAGTTATATTGGAGAAAGCGCGAAAGACTCTCTCCCCCGGTAGTGTAGAAGCAGCAAGAGCTCAGTTAAATGACTTCAATTCAGCTCTATCCAACCTCATGGATAATATGaatgaagaagagagaaaagaacgCATGCTAGAGATGAATGACATTTATAGAAAGGCCAGTGGTTCAGCCATCCAAAACTATCaagatggaggaggaggaggagaacaCAAGGATGCTAAACTCGAGGTAGAAGGGGGTTTGATACAATTGGACTTGAATACCAAAGGTAATTATGACTTTGTTGCTGCAGATGGAGCTGAATTTGGAACTCCAAATGCTTTCCTATAGGAGATAGAAAAATGGCATGATATATAGATTTTCTTAAACTTTGATGGCATACAAGTGATCACCCTTTTAGCACTTGCTTATATATGTTTGCATTTGAGGTTTAACAACAACTGTAACTGACATGCAAGTCTCCTGTCTCACAAGTTTCTTGGTTTTCCATAGTTCTTATGATCAGGTAAAGAGTCCTAGTCCCTAGAGTTTCCACCTCTTTAAGGTAATTTGGTTCGAGTTTGAAATAGAACTCGTTTAATAAGGAATACGTATTCTTTGTGTCCTGTTATGGGACATGTATTACAAGTTCAATGGTTCAGTTTCAATAAGAATTGGATTCAAAACATACCCTTAATTAAGAGGTAGATAACTATCTCTGTAGCAAAATCCCCacaggaaaaaagaagagaacttATTTAATTTTCGTTCAACTGCTGTAGTTTCTAACTTACAGACTTGCAGTCGCTATCTGTTGCGGCGGTAAGTTTTGTAGGAGATCAGTCCTAAAACCGTCACTATAGGTTTATTATAACAGAGCAGTCGCAACCGCTGCTAAAGATAAACAGCAGTTTAAGTTCTTTTTAGGTGCGCTAAATACCTGGATTTTGATAGTGTTAACTAACATAGACCAAATCACCTAACTTTCATAAAGTTGACGTAATTGACAGACGTATTAATCTCTTACCAAGATAGGTTTACGATAAAaggttttttttcctcaattttaAGATACCGAACACCATCGAGCACACTAttgttttaacaaaaattttatgtataatcacttttagatatttttttatgcattttattaatgtgattgtttgtattattttttaaatataaaataattattttttaaatataaaataattattttgactaattacATTAGTGAAATGCACAAATAATacgtaaaagtgactgtatatagtataattctttcatatatcaaaatgactaattttatcaataaatattaatatgtactaaaaaacactttgtatcatcaacttaataaaaatttcatatatcaaaatcatcttaatacaaatttcataaaattgattttaatgggtaggagagagaaaaaaatagtaaaataatatttggagagtgaatagtatttattcaaatttgaagaaatattattcataCCTATGCAAACTTTTGAAGATGCATAATTCAATGTAGACCAATTTAGAGATATACTatgcaaatatgaaaatgaatatgaagaTACATaagccattgccaatgctcttactgcagtttggataatgaaatgaaatgatatagttttaattgaaagttaaaagttaaataaaatattattagaatattcttttttaacattattattgtttttgaatttgaaaaaattgaattgtttattatattttgtgtgagaatttgaaaaaattgtaataatgacatgaaacgagatgagatgaaacatttttattataCAAATAGGTCTTAATTGTCCAAAACATGACAAACTTGAAAGCTCTGTTtggaatttaaaataaattgagatcaactcagtttagtctaattttaagttgagtataacattcaaacactcaactcttaaATCACTAAATTAATCTCagctcaaaacctctttataggTAAGACTCAcgacctttttcaactcaacatctttTTACGCGTAGgacctataatattttttaattttttataaatatatttaaatttatcttaacatctaaatacatctaaatttattttagataaattctacaaaattcattctatcattttaactcattactatttatagagaatttaATTCTTCTGGATTGAGTTAAGTAAACAAACCAAGCCTTGCGCCTAGAGTCATAGGTTTCTTTTTTGCTTGCAAAACATGCCTACATTTAatgcatggaaaaaaaaaatggcttccTATTGATACAGGCAGTCAAGCTACTTTCTAttgattagggaaaaaaaaaaaaaagctactttcTATTGACATGCCAAGTCATGCTACTTTCCTGCAAAAATGCAAGCCTAGAACAAAAATGGCTTCCTCTTGACATAGGAAGTCAAGCCACTTTTCTACATGTAATTTAATGCTGTTTGAGCAATTTATTCGAGCGGTATAAATATTATACGTagaattcattttatatatctatttttctttcatatattaGAGTtcgattaaaaaattaaaaaaattgaaggatcCAAATTCAGTCCGTATGCCATACCAAAACATGAAATTAACTTGTTTTGATTCGATTCAGACGATCGATACAAAACATATTGCTGTTGTAATTACACCACTAAAGTTGTTCTAAAGAGAATGATAGggtctttattttattttttggcatcAAACACtttattttaagtataaatAGATTTGACTCAACCAAGCACATGATTCCATCTGCACTTGggatattaaaaagaataataaactatatatatggaGTTTTGGTCTAATCTACAGAATTCGTAGTGGAAAGCTTTTAGAGATGGATCATAAACCCTAGTACGAAAGATAAGggaaaaaattctattcataagccTCATATGTCACACactatcatttttaatatttttttaattttttttctcttaccaaatgtgtggtatatggatgataagtagaagaattcaattattttttaaaaaatgaaaccaaaacaaaattaaaaaataaattatgatgtGTAGTATGTGAAACTTATGAATAAGAAAGCTCCCCTAATACCTATTCCCTCCTATGTCATGTCCTCTATGTTGTTTTCAAAATTCATGGCAAAAAAGATTGATACTCTTTTAGAAGATTTTGGTGGGAGTTTAAGGACCTTCAACAAAACAAATTCACTCCTAAGTCATGAAAATCCATATGCCTTCCTAAATCCATGGGTGGTCTTGGTCTCAAACAAATCTCTATTTTCAATCCTGCTCTTGTGTCTAAATTTGCTTGGTCCTTCCTAAATGGCCCAAGCAGTCTTTGGAAAGAAGTTTTAACAAAGAAAtatctcaataaaatttctttcctACATGCTTCTCCTAAGGCTAATGATTCTGGAATTTGGAAAAACATTTTGAAACAGAGAGATTTCATTCAAGACAACATATGTTTTTAGATTAATAATGGAATCTCTACTAGAGTTTGAAGTGACCCTTGGATTACAACCCTTCCATCCCATATCCCAATTCCAAATCCTAACTATTTCCCAATTGACCCTTCAATGTTGGTCTCTGAGCTTATTCTTGAAGAACCTAGGCTCTGGAATGTTTTGCTTCTAAATGCCATCTTCTCAGAACATACATCAagagaaatacaaaaaattccTTTGACAAATCACAGATTTCACCATATCCCTGATAAGATTAAATGGATACATCATTCCTCAGGTGCATTCTCTGTAAAGTCAGCCTATGCAGCCCTTGTTAATGCAATTGGTCCAATAGAATCTACAAATTAGTCCACTAATTGGAAGAATCTCTGGAAACTACAAATCCAAGATAGACTCAAATTGTTTCTCTGGAAAATCTGCCACAATATCCTCCCAATGAAGAGTCTCATAAATTCAGTCTTTCAACTGGCTGATGAACATGTCAAGTGCCCTTTGTGCAACACCAAACTTGAGAATATCCATCACCTTTTTTTCAGTTGCCTATATTCCAGAGTAGTATGGAGAAAGTCCAAATGACCCATTGATATATCTCTTTTTGCTTCTCAACCCATTTTTATCTGGATCAACAATATTCTCAAACCTTTGACTAATCTAAAGATTCCAGAGGAGGAACATCAAGATTTTCAAATCTTTGCCATCATTGCAATGGACAATCTCTGGTTCTTTAGAAATAAGGTGGTTCAGAAGCAATCAACCCCCTCTATCCATGCATATGTCGAATATGTTTttacaacatattcacaacatTCAAGAGCTTGGGCAGCAAAGGATAATCTGATCGGTGAAAATGATGTGAGACACCCTACTGGATATCACCTCATTACTTTTGATGTGGCGATTCGAAAAGAAGGATTCATCATTGCTTCCATTTACTAGAAAGATAATGGAGATGCAATTTTTGTCAAAACAGATTTCATTAATAATGTCAGTCCAAATTAGGGAGAAGCAAGTGCAGCTCTTATGGCTATTAAAGAAGCTAAAAGACTAAAGTTGGAAAAGATAGTGCTCCAAGGAGATTCAAAAGTGACAATCCAAGCAATCTCAAATTCCTCGCCTGTTCAAGAATGGATTTTGAGTCCCATCATAAATGACATCAGACATCATTTAAATTCCTTTAAAGAATGGATAGTGAGGAAATTTATCGATCAGAAAATTGATGTGCGCATAATCTAGCGTAATGGGCAGCGGCAACACAAGCCTTTGGAAACATCCCATTAATACAAATTCCATACTGTAATTTCACAGCGAAAAAGATCCTCCTACATCTAGGTAGTTTTTTGCATCAGACTTTTGGAATTCTTATGTTTGTATTAAACTCTTTAtgtcttaatatatatttctgaatcttgcggaaaaaaaaaaaaaaaaaaaaacgctccCCTGGTACAGAAATAGCAACTCAATAATGCATGCGCACGAAATTCATCCCTTGCATGTCCTGAgggccctctctctctctctctctctctctctctcacacacacaccataaagaaaaaagaaaaagtagtcAACGTGGCCAACTTACATCAATGATCATTAACCCTGCCATTATGATGGGAgataacaagaaaattaaagcaaaaagaTACGTAGGACTCGTTTGAACAGTATTAATTCAAAGGAGTTTTATTGGGTTCTCAAGCCGtaaaatatttgagttaaaatgttatattagattttaaaaaataagaagtaaaaagattttaaaaaatattataaaattaaaaaattatttgagtatatttttttaatattatttttattttaaaaattgataattaaaattatattgatttttatattttgttttgaaatttatttgtaaatcgaTTTATTTACACGATTTTTGTGATCAAGCCGGTTGAAGTGACCTTTGACTCGGTTTTTCGTCatataatatagataatatagCGGCAGTGGAATgtttatatcattatttcatggtCATGTTGATTTGTTAAGAAGTAACTAATTTTGTTTGTTGTTCGAATGCACAATGTTACAACATTACAAACTAGAGCTACTTCTGTCTCTCCTGGGGATAAGTATGTTACTATATATGTTTTCCCGACTTAGGGAGTAGGAGTGTAATTGGTCCAGTTTAGTCGGTTTTAGAGAATAATTTTAGACGAGACCGATTCTTTCAGTCTACCAAAAGTCCGGACTGATGATGTCTTTGGACCGGACCGGGCTGCTTTGTTTTAGTCCGGTTGCAGATAATTTTTCGTCTTTTTTCCAAGTTTTTGACAAAAACTTTATATAACtacttgaaaaattatttaaattaactttatatattaaattcgGTCAGTTTGGTCCGAGTTGAAAAAATCTCACACTGAGACCGGACCGAAAATTGGATTTCTTTACTTTCTTGGATTGAGACCGGTCTGGTCTGAACCAACCAAAACTGTGGTCAATTTTCTTGGTCTGGAGGAAAAACCTAACACCCTTGCAAGGGAGTTTATTTTAGCTGTTGCGTTAGGATTGAGGGTCCTTATAAATGGCTGTGGTTTAagagttatttttatgtattttaaatatgAGGACTAATATAATATGATCTTTTAGAAAATAATCAGCTTATTGAATACGCAATAGTGCTAGTTCTTATTGATTGGATCATACGGATCAAGCCATTGTCAATATCATTGCGAGGGGAGAAATCCCCAGAGGCCTAGGAGAAGGCTTGGAGGTATCTCATTCTagtctctattttttcttcttcttccataaCCTTAGACTAATTTGAGCGTCGGAGGTATCACGGCCCCCGAACTCCCCGATCTCCTCCATGCAGAGAAGAGTCCGAGCATTGCCAGCGTGGAGTGGCCCAGTCACGCGAGACATGACATCAACAACCATGATTTTAGGAAATGGGTCGTCCACCGATTTAGTCTTTTGAGTCTTTGACAATTCCAGCCAATCCCACCATTTATAAATCATCCACTCAtgtttatatattcatatatatacgagatcaatgagaaaaataagattctattctatcaatttattttctttacagTTGTTGGATCCATATCATATCTGGAAAATCCCTTAATTTTGAAGGCAAAGCAATAGTTTATTTGTAGATGAGGTTACCTACGAATTAAATATTAGTGCCAAGCAAAACTTTTAAACATTCTTACTCTACGCTACATATATAGACCAAAAACATCTGCTATATAAAGCCACGCATGTAGACGATATATCTctaccagagagagagagagagagagagagagagagagatggaaaagaGCAAAGTGCTAATTGTAGGTGGAACTGGGTATCTGGGTAAGAGGTTGGTAAAGGCTAGTTTAGCTCAAGGACATGAGACATACATCCTCTACAGACCTGAGATTGGTGTAGACATTGAGAAAGTTCAAATGCTTCTGTCATTTAAGGAGCAAGGAGCTCACCTTGTGTCAGGTTCCTTTAGCGACCAGCAGAGCCTTGTCAATGCAGTGAAATTAGTTGATGTTGTTATCTGTGCAATATCTGGGGTTCACATTCGCAGCCACCAAATTCTCCTCCAACTTAAGCTTGTTGATGCAATTAAAGAGGCTGGCAATGTCAAGGTAATAGGATGAGTTCTTAATGTCTTCTGTACTGATTTCCTCActtgatgcatgcatggtctCTGCAAATTTCAAAAGTTAAAGAAACAAAGCAccctttgatctctctctctctctctctctctctctctatatatatatatatatgtgcatatgTTTCAAGATTTGCTCTATTGTAATGGGAAAATCACACTTTACCCCTCTAATATACTACTATGTTCGCAATATAACCACTAGACTGATCTtgttaattagttaattaatttctcttaGTTTTATATGAGAAGTtggtaataatatttgtagAGATTTCTGCCCTCTGAGTTCGGGACGGATCCTGCAAGAATGGAGCATGCGTTAGAACCTGGAAGAGTGACATTTGATGACAAAATGGTCGTAAGGAAAGCCATCCAAGAAGCAAACATTCCTTTCACATATGTTTCTGCAAACTGTTTTGCTGGTTACTTTCTTGGCGGTCTGTGCCAGCCAGGCAGGATCATTCCTTCTACGGATTCAGTGTTCTTGTTGGGAGATGGCAACACCAAAGGTATTTCCATGACAACCTTTAATTTTGCCTTGAAGAGAACGTCTCATGAAAGTAGGTAGGACTGGTACACTTCATTTCACCTAATTACTCAGCTAGGGTTGATTAATTAACTTCTGGATGTCAATTTTCTAAAAAgtaatcatgatcatgatcctTTTTGTGGGCCTAAGATGTTTCTAATCTATTTAATGTCaattaatcaatattttattaaaaaaatactttagttacaaaagaattatacaaaaataaactcataaaatgacgtaatttgatatattagtatattaaattataaattagttaattttatcgtaaagtagatttaaaagatcatacaaaatcagtttgtattttaaattattatttagatttacctgtatattaattacaaaagaaaattattattgtgATTTTCCAGCAATTTTTGTTGATGAAGATGATATTGCCACGTACACTATCAAAACCATAGACGACCCTCGAGCTCTCAACAAGACAATATACATCAGGCCCCCAAAAAACATTCTATCTCAAAGAGAAGTTGTTGAGATTTGGGAGAAATTGATCGGCAAAGACTTGGACAAGTCTTCCATATCCGAGCAAGAGTTTCTAGCTTCCTTAGAAGGTGAGATTAATGAAATCGGTGGTACCTATTTAAATTTTCTATCGAGAAATGTTTGGTccataaaaagttatttttacaaatttatctaacttgatatatatatttaaagtatatcagtaatgctagatacagtaaTAACATATAAGTCTCGCATATTCTATTAGAAAAAGTTAGGGATCCCAATGGGGATCTCGCTGGGAGCTCgcgctcctttttttttttttttttaacttaggaattaagaaaatattatttattaatattatgaatttttttcttttttttttaaaaaaaatattaaaaaatgatgtgataaaaaaataaaaaaaaaaacttttacatTTGGCCTAGCGGGAGCTCCCAGCGGTGAGTGTAGACCCACTCTATTCCATTTGAAAAAGGTGGGACCCGccattaaaaatttgatttttttgttttttatatgtgaGTACTGGATgtatctacttttttcaaaatttgtgaACGAGGACTTCAAACATcctaaaactatataaaatcattttcttttaaagtatTACATTAAAATAcatcagtttttaaattttattttgtaatttatttttttgtagacctaattaatattgatattttttctgCTTGGTTAACCTTATATGCATGCAAAAGGACAAGAGTATGCAGAGCAAGTTGGATTAGTGCATTACTACCATGTTTGCTACGAGGGATGTCTAACAAATTTCGAGATTAATGGAAAAGATGAAAGAGAAGCTTCTGAGCTTTATCCGGAGGTGAACTACAC includes:
- the LOC121237158 gene encoding myb family transcription factor PHL11, encoding MERNYGGGSSRYPYENGVVMTRDPKPRLRWTADLHDRFVDAVTKLGGPDKATPKSVLRLMGMKGLTLYHLKSHLQKYRLGQQSRRQNTTEQAKESSGSTYVHFSNHSSGTSTNSSRSDNEQGEIPLAEALKHQLEVQKRLQEQLEVQRKLQMRIEAQGKYLQVILEKARKTLSPGSVEAARAQLNDFNSALSNLMDNMNEEERKERMLEMNDIYRKASGSAIQNYQDGGGGGEHKDAKLEVEGGLIQLDLNTKGNYDFVAADGAEFGTPNAFL
- the LOC121237160 gene encoding bifunctional pinoresinol-lariciresinol reductase-like, yielding MEKSKVLIVGGTGYLGKRLVKASLAQGHETYILYRPEIGVDIEKVQMLLSFKEQGAHLVSGSFSDQQSLVNAVKLVDVVICAISGVHIRSHQILLQLKLVDAIKEAGNVKRFLPSEFGTDPARMEHALEPGRVTFDDKMVVRKAIQEANIPFTYVSANCFAGYFLGGLCQPGRIIPSTDSVFLLGDGNTKAIFVDEDDIATYTIKTIDDPRALNKTIYIRPPKNILSQREVVEIWEKLIGKDLDKSSISEQEFLASLEGQEYAEQVGLVHYYHVCYEGCLTNFEINGKDEREASELYPEVNYTTVEDYMRRYL